Within the Anguilla rostrata isolate EN2019 chromosome 6, ASM1855537v3, whole genome shotgun sequence genome, the region GCTGATGTGAGCAACAGCATGGTAATGGTGTACTTaatgcagggctgcccaaccctgttcctggaaatctatcATCCTGTAGTTTTTCCCActcagggttgggcagccctgaggTAACAAGGCTCCCCACAGTACTCAGGAttcaaacaatacattttattcatccTGCGGGGATTTATCAGGATGTTCAAATGCAAACTGTACAGCTGATGTCCTTACCTGTGCAGGCATGACTTCGGCATTTGTGCCACAGATCTGAACCCCAGCATACAGGCAAGCTCTGTAATGGGCCTCCACAACGTCTCTCCCATAGGCCTTGTCCGCTCCCACGCCACAATAGTAAGGACCTGCACAACACCAACCGTTCAGATGCAATGCATGCCATAGCAGCAAACACGCTAGTCCACAGAAGCCAGTGCTAGCATCACGGTCAGCTTTCTGAATAAGACTGAAACTTACCTTGGGGCCCGGGGAAGCCGTTTGAAGGCCAGCCAAAGGGGTGACCGTCAGTGCCCAGGATGGTGTACTCCTGCTCCATGCCAAACCATGGGTGCTGATTCTCCACCATTTCCATGATTTTGTTGCAAGTCTTGCGGAGGTTGGTTTCTACGGTACGACACGGGACAAATGGCAAACGTTCACACCAAATCCTCTCGCAGAGCCCGCAACGGGAGCAAGCTGTCCACAGATAATGTGATCAAAGGGCGAACAGGTGCTCATCCCTTACCTGCAGGCTTGCGGTTGTATTTCAGCACTTCGCACAGGACCAGTTTGTTGGGGTCTTTGCGGAAGGGATCCCGGAACATGGCGGAAGGGATCAGGTACATGTCGCTGTTGGAGCCCTCCGACTGGTATGTGCTGGAGCCATCAAAGTTCCACTCCGGCAGTTCTGCGACGGTAAGGaaattgacatttaaataaaagcagacgAAGCCTTTGAGGTGTACAATTATGTGGTGTTTGCCTCCGTAACAGCACATccaataattaataaaataaaaaaatgctagTTGTGGCACCAGTGTTAGCACTTTAAGATCAAATGGGCCTTTGACGCTTTGCGACAATTCAATAAGGAAGTTTTTGGAATAATGTTACATGGAGCACAGACTTGCAACAAACATAAGTATGctcattaaaattttattttaatttagcagGCCATTATCCAGAGTCCGTTGAAGGATAACGTATATATATGGGTCTGTTATTCTACACTGCAATTATGTACTCTAGTCGGTGCATGTCCTATTCATGCAGGTTTCTGGACAAActaattaaaaactttaaacaaGAACATTTCACTGGGGTAATTACCCAGTTACACTGTAGCAGAGGCTAAGCAAACTATGGAAAGTTCCAACCCCAGTGATTCGTTATAGTTTCCCCTGGAGTTTAATAGTGGGATCAGCGTTACATAAACGTAGGCTACAGGCAGCCAAGACCAGTTTTGGAATACTGGAGTTGGCAAACTACAATGCATGTTATTCGGCAGATCGAGACATAagcaaattaacatttaaaaaacaagtcAACCCTTTCAACTAAATTAGGTTATATTTAACACAATTACAAATATGTCCCCACATCCAAAAGAAGTGAGGTGTATGCACTGATCGGGAAGgcatacattttacaaataaattaacgTTCCAGCAACACAATTCAACGTTTTACCTTCGATGCTCTTGGGCTCTGAATCCAAGGTTCTGGTCTTGCAGCGAAGTCCCTCCCCGGTTCCATCAATCCAGATGTACATTGCTTGAACCTTATCCCCCTGGGGAAGTTCCATGTACTGCTGTTTCACAGCTTTACTCAAACTGGAACTGGCGGAAGTGGCCATCTTAACTGCTATAAGACACCtaggaaaaacaaacatagaATCCTCAGCCGAATGCATAACCCCGCTTTGAAATACAAAACCGATCAGGCTAAATATTAGAGATAGGTCTGATACACAAGACACAATCTGGACGGTTAGTTTCTAACCCCGAATGACTAACGGAGAATCcgcatttatgcattttagaACATATTCAGTTGTCTACAACGTCACAACAAAGACAAAGGCGACATGCACTTGCACGTGAACAAAATGAACAGTTGATTCGCGGTTTCAATTTCGAACAAAATTGTATAGCCACAATTTCCAACACAATTACCACTAAAATAAGCGATGGACTGTCAACGCCTTCTTTAACAGGACCAACTGTTGTAGCAAAGACACTACGATAAACATCCGTGTGTAGGGAACACGGAGACGGAATTCCCCATCAGTACTGATGTAGTCATGGTTACATTAGCTACACCAGTAATAGCTAGCGATATTGCATCACCCTGAatttacacaataaaattaaacaccCCCGTAACAATTCACTCGCAAACTAGATAACTACTTTTACAGTAAGAATGATACATTCTAAATGAGAAATCTGAAAATACTACAGGTCGAACAGCATCCCAAAAGTAAGCATATAATAGCCAAGAATCACTCAGTATGACGCATCCACTAAAGCACAAGTTTCATAAGTACACGACAATATCAAATTAATGTCAAAAATGTTCAAAAGATTAAAGGCAGCCAGTTacctgaaattaatttataattaaaatagaaGAAGGGGAACTGGTGAGTCCAGTTAGGGGTTTTCAAATATCCCGATTCAGTCTCTCTCATCCTCTACCCCAGACACCAGTTTCACTCAAATTTATAACGTGAAGAATTGGAACTCAGcgcttctgattggtcagaaagaAACGTGATCTGTTCGTGTTCGGGTGGTGGAAGGCACATGTGGTGTTTTCGTTGGATTGAGACAATCGCGAGGAGCAATTTCGCCCCCTAGCTGAATTTAAGTCAATTGTGTGCTGTTCGAATGTGGAGTCTGATGAATAATTTTACGAATGtatacatattttcaaaattaaacgGAGAAAACACCATTCAAAGTTTGGTTGCAATATTTAACACATCAGAATCGTATGGTTTTGTGCACTAACGTTGCTGACCCAATTTAAACGTTCTATTGTGAATAAAAGTCCTAGGATGTTACCTAACCTTCATGAGAATAAGAGTACCACTACTATTAACACCAAAGCGCCACCCCGTGTTCTTAAAAAGAAGAACcgtcaaaataaattaatactgtaaataaaaaaataaaaaaataaaaaaatacatttcgtAGTGTTTACAAAATGgcaacatttgcatttgaagcGATTATAAATATCCCTTCATATTCCCTAACATAATATTCAAATCTTGTGTCATTAGTcatgagaaatatttattttaaggaaatCACAGCTCATTCCTATTTGCTTCTGTGTGCTTTTCAGCGTGGTTTAACATAGTGCATATAGACTTTGCAAAAAATACAATAGATTAATTGTTATACTGAAGTGTTATGTATAGATTTAGCTTGTGCATTGCCCATTTATACATATTTGTAGACAGGCTGATTCAAAGATggaaaaatgtgaacatttcaATGGGTTTATTATTCTCAGTGTAGCTGAACCTGCACAGGCTGTGGAAAGTTCCAAATCCAGAGATTTGTTTTGATATTAAAGTGAGCTCGGTATAATTGCGCAAGATAGGCTGCAGGACAACCAAAGGACAAACACTGGGTTATGTAACACTGGGCAAGCAACTGTAATTACAATACTCAGCAAAGGTAAAAGCCAACAAAAATGTCTAGACTAGGCCTGGGTGGGATAAATACATGAtcttctgcctgcagtgagtTTATACTGGGATATATTAACTCATTGAGATACAGAGGATGACGTAGATAGCATTTACTGTAttcagcatattttatttaatccaaTAGGCCCCGATGAACCGTCTTTTCTTGATTGATTTTGTGAACAGGTTACTTGCAATGGTGGCACatgtctctttccaaatatatgGGAGACACTGCTGCATGGTGGTTTGGGAGGGGCTGGGATTCagtggcttttattttttgactttGGCCCCTCCATACACTACCTCTGTGTTTTGGAATAAGTTATTGCTTTAGGGTCCAGAATGAGCTATCTCACTGTGGGTCTACTGTAGAAAAACACTTGCTCAAGCTGGCCACAGTAATCCTAAATTTTGCTGGGAAAAACAAGGAGTCGATGACAAAATATATCTGCAACTAAATGTGACGAAAACACAATACTGCATTGACTATTACAGTCCAGTTGACATTGACAGTCCAGTCCATCCTCTATTAGTtcgaaaaaaatttttttacatctttttggaagaatattaaatattcaggGGAGGGACAAACAATGCAATAGAGATATTTACGGAAAACTCAGCAAAATGAGTGCATGTATAGTTTGAAGGTCTATTGTAATTTACAGAGTGTACTTTAAAGTGTCACTGCCTTAATATGCCATGTGCCACAGCAGAATGCTGAAAGTGTTTGATCAGGGACATTTTATAACCTCAGTGATGTATCTCTGAGATTATCAAATAGTTTTTCAGGGGCATCAACAAGCGCCTCACATCAACTTGTTGTTATATTGCATGGATACGGTAATCTACTCGTGTGTGGCCATTCTCAACCTCTCCTGCAGACATAAAGGCCAGCTTGTCTGCTTACTGCTTTAAAAAGGAAGGAAACCACACAGGAAACAAAACTGACTAAATCAGGCTCGCCCCTGCCCTGCGTCACAGCCAGACTCATCAAGCCCAACCCCTGACAAGGCAAAAAGGAAACCAATGGCGACTGCCGATTAATTTAGGCTCATGATTCGTCCAATGTAGATTAGAACTGGTGTTCGGGTGTGAAAACGATTAGTGTGTTGGCTGAAACTGATTGTGATCTGATTGTGTCTTTGCAATCTCTGAGCTGACACGAGCATGGATTCACTGGCTGTCCAGGGCGGTGCGCTGTAGATCTTTACGCGCATGAATATTTACGGCTTCAATATACCTGAAATTGGGTTTGCTCTATTTCAGGCTATGCTATCAATGTGTCACTGAGTGCCATCTTTTTGATGCATTATTTCATCATCAGTTTGTTATACAGTGATGTAGCTTGATCTTGCCTTCGCTGCCTCATGGAGCAGTTTGTAAAGATGCTGTCACTATGCAAATATGGAACAGAAGCTATTGATTTAGGGTTGTAGGCCATGAAGAATCTGAAATGTGATTTAGCTACTGCACAGTCCAGCGTTTAAGTAATGCTGGTTGCTTGTATGTGAATCCTACCGGTATAtctatttcattaatttaagaATTGCAGGATGGTAAGCCtttttgtattgtgtgcatgtatcgGACAAGTGTTTCTTGCAGCATATGTAGGAGAACACAGTCAAACAAAACAGCCTAAGCTATATTGTACAATGGAGCTAACCCACAGCAGAATCCCTGAATAAAGCAGTACTGTTTCTCAAAAAACCTTGCAAAGAAACCTTGCCCAAAAAATTCTCTCACATACAAATGATTACTAAACCAATTATGTGTTTACTACATTTCCCcccacacagtgcagtgtgcacacagattcaacaatgcaatcaaatcaaaacaatatGTACCTGTATTGGTAATGGCTTAACTGACTAGTCAATTTAAATATAGAGTAAGCACCAAATGTACAGTACTGGCCACATATGACTATCATAGAGTGACAAAGAGATTAGAATTATATCATGTTCTTGTTTTCCATTCTTTTGCGGAATGGAAAGAAAGggtttaaaatatttgtgaagGCAGTGTAGCCAAATGGTTTAAAAGTGTGAGAAATCAAAAATGACTTATGCTATGCCAAAATGTAAAGAGCTGTAACCCCTGTTATTCTACCATAGAGTGAGCTGAAATTACACACAACCAGATAAACCAAAATCCAAATTTACTGAGCACCAGTGCGATCTGCTGAATTTTTAATTAGTCGGGGCACAGATGGCATTGTGCCAAGGTAGAACGTGTCCTCAAATGACTTACTGTACATCACTGCTTTGTGTACTTTTAACAGAATACTCCCATTGCTCCATGCCCCACAAGCTAAGTACAAGGCTTTCATCATATTTGTGGAAAGCAAGAGCCATACAGTGCACCACAAGAGAGCTGCTGGTAGCGAGCGGCTAGGAGGTGCTTGTGCAGTGGCTACTCGGGCAGCGTTTGGCAGAGAAGGTGAGATGACAGCAAATGTCTCCTACTGCTCCCAGGCATAGTTGGCTAATAACAATGTTTAATCTCGAACCTGATCTTAACTACTGAGTTCTGCCTGTGCTGGGAGTAAGCTCCTGTGGGAGACCCACGTCATTAAAGCGCTAATTGTAATGACAGCAGAGTCGTCTGTTTATACATGGGCGAATGCCGTCCGGTATTTGTTTAAACGATGTTGCGTGTTTGGAAACACCCTGTGTGCCCTCTGTAGTTTTGCATATTGTGCACAGAGAACTCACCTCTCCATCAGTACTGTACTGACCTGTTGTTAAGGTTACAGGGAGAAACTGACAATCTGAACACATTTACTTTTTGCATTGCCTGAGCGAATCCTGAGGAGATTTAACTAATTTGATCGTCTTTAGATACAGTATAGTGTGAAATGTGCTAAAGGAATTAAACCGTGTGAGATGTCTAGTTAGCATAAATGGCGGAGCAGTCTTGTAGAGAGAATATTTGCAGACTTGCAGATGGCAGAGGAATGATTCAATCAGCCTTTGTCCTTAGTCCTATCTTACAAATAAAAGCAAGTGTTTGTTGTCGCAAAAACACAGTTTAGCCAGTTCAGCAATTGCCAAAATCAGCtcataaaattctgttttatgaAGAGACAATGtagcatttttttgtactttaaaGTTAAAGCGCCTTTATTAAATCCAGGTCAGTATCCTCTCTGTAACATGTCAAGGGGACAGGAGGTTGTAAATGCTTCAAAAGGTAGCAATGTGACAGCACCCTTTATGGCCTATCCTCCAGATTGATTTCAAAGGAAAGCAGATCGTTTTGGGGCCCTACCATAACACAATTTAACTTTGCAAGAAATGtatgatataaaaaaagaattagttTCAGTATTCATATTCAGTATTCTCCTCAGAGCATTACATTCTGAAATTACCACATATGTCGTTTCTCAggaacattattgaaaaaagcAGGCgtgtttttctgtgagaaaattCAGTGTTCTCTTGTTATTACATGAGTACACATTATGCTAAATTAAACTTACACATGCAAATGTACTTACAGTTTTGCATTTCATGTGAATTTAGTTGTGAATTAATATacaggacaaatgttgactgaattcaGACCTAGGAGTTTTTTACAAGAGGAAACTGAGAAATGAATTCAATTTCAGTGATCTTACTTCGCCATCTAGTGGCCCAATCTTGTCAGGCCAAGAAATGTGGGGCATGAAGTATTCTTCTGGTCCCTAACCAGGTCCTGGaagttttcagtttaaaatcagcaaccaattcagacccaagatgtcactaatttaattgataatttaattattcagcAATTAAATAATAGCAAACCTGGAGCTCTCAGATTTAGTCAATTCTGTAGTGTATAGCATATACATGCAGCAATTCTGTAGTTCAATGGAGTAGAGTACTTGCATTGAGGATTGAGGAGGACCCAAGTTTATGTTGATGGGATGCcgattaaaataattgtttgctAGTAAGGTGCTCTTTTTTGTCATGTgctccacagtcacacacatggaCAACGTGCTCTAATGGGAGAGAGGTGAATCGGCCTTGACCTCATGAAAACGTGCTGCCTAATTTTCTATGACCT harbors:
- the glula gene encoding glutamate-ammonia ligase (glutamine synthase) a, producing the protein MATSASSSLSKAVKQQYMELPQGDKVQAMYIWIDGTGEGLRCKTRTLDSEPKSIEELPEWNFDGSSTYQSEGSNSDMYLIPSAMFRDPFRKDPNKLVLCEVLKYNRKPAETNLRKTCNKIMEMVENQHPWFGMEQEYTILGTDGHPFGWPSNGFPGPQGPYYCGVGADKAYGRDVVEAHYRACLYAGVQICGTNAEVMPAQWEFQVGPCEGINMGDHLWAARFILHRVCEDFGVVASFDPKPIPGNWNGAGCHTNFSTKEMREDGGLKFIEESIEKLGKRHDYHIRAYDPKGGLDNARRLTGRHETSNIHEFSAGVANRGASIRIPRTVGQDKKGYFEDRRPSANCDPYAVTEALIRTCLLSEEGDEPMDYKN